One genomic window of Cannabis sativa cultivar Pink pepper isolate KNU-18-1 chromosome 2, ASM2916894v1, whole genome shotgun sequence includes the following:
- the LOC133035040 gene encoding uncharacterized protein LOC133035040 → MLDSDEDIPNAQPLPQVTLVDSDDEGEVFDENVCKIDGEPRALEYAIMVHDYEGDKNEYVGRSLHFLRDNSRSSMTKGDILRMRHQYEIHSSIQMRLPTIAERPDWDSGDWVCMYEFPFRIGFRFPFPPFVQEVLDYYEVAPSQLMPNAWRLLLGIEVIVRVKGKRVDLVDFQSSYYLKQHDTDKGRFLFTLRANKKAWVTELVPSNKRGWRKKYCFVKGDLFGTSDYEVPTSWRTLSKGLTRCPRGGYWSEARVNDLLSIPSDQRAHNKLLVLDKSCVGNLWRGAQRQEDRYYKRMTFKVCGADDAVARGKTNLLGKRSKKTTSHVVKPRVPAKEHGTGSSQLPADGVVAASPLRGDNELSIEESMINLSISSNISAYSDPASIEGHVEALLHPRDEERLRGIGVAGRANYGVSTIYQAIQAVLYLRRDTISLDQKNRALNKEHSRLRKEVKNLKLEGETTKSSYDKLKQDYFSLNTELERVRAKLKEEEAKYVALYQEVDDISLKTAIKTRGELMIQYKKGLHRGWDVDGAIALHEEYLALEQENEMDVDAHISVFDEGADAHTSAPSMGVDAHTSVSGGSGIDDVMFSIAEDGTIAP, encoded by the exons ATGTTGgatagtgatgaagatattCCTAATGCTCAACCATTACCTCAAGTCACTTTGGTTGACAGTGATGATGAGGGGGAAGTTTTTGATGAGAATGTATGTAAGATTGATGGAGAGCCTCGAGCTCTTGAGTATGCGATAATGGTACATGATTATGAGGGTGACAAGAATGAGTATGTCGGGCGGTCCCTTCACTTTTTGAGGGACAACTCGAGGTCTAGTATGACTAAGGGTGATATCCTACGCATGCGACATCAATATGAGATTCATTCTTCTATACAAATGCGACTTCCAACTATCGCTGAGCGTCCCGATTGGGATAGTGGCGATTGGGTTTGTATGTATGAATTTCCTTTTAGGATTGGCTTTCGATTCCCTTTCCCTCCATTTGTACAAGAAGTATTGGACTATTATGAGGTAGCTCCTAGCCAACTTATGCCAAATGCTTGGAGGTTATTGTTGGGTATAGAAGTCATAGTTAGAGTGAAGGGTAAGAGGGTTGACCTTGTAGATTTTCAGTCAAGTTATTATCTTAAACAACACGATACAGATAAGGGTCGATTTCTATTCACTCTTAGAGCGAACAAAAAAGCTTGGGTAACGGAGCTGGTTCCGAGCAACAAGAGGGGTTGGAGGAAGAAATATTGTTTTGTCAAAGGTGACCTGTTTGGAACGAGTGATTATGAGGTTCCTACTTCATGGAGAACCTTAA GTAAGGGGCTCACTCGATGTCCTCGAGGGGGGTATTGGTCCGAAGCTCGAGTTAACGACTTGCTCTCTATTCCTTCCGATCAAAGAGCCCATAACAAGCTTCTTGTTTTGGATAAATCTTGTGTTGGAAATTTGTGGAGAGGTGCGCAACGTCAAGAAG ACCGTTATTATAAGAGGATGACTTTCAAGGTTTGTGGAGCGGATGATGCTGTCGCTAGGGGTAAGACTAATTTACTTGGAAAGAGGTCTAAGAAGACCACAAGTCATGTTGTGAAACCTCGAGTTCCTGCTAAGGAACATGGAACCGGTAGCTCTCAGTTGCCAGCTGATGGTGTGGTTGCGGCTTCTCCACTGAGGGGTGACAACGAGTTGTCTATTGAGGAGAGTATGATCAACCTGTCCATCTCTTCCAACATTTCGGCCTACTCTGACCCTGCTTCTATCGAAGGTCATGTTGAGGCTCTTCTTCATCCGAGAGATGAAGAGCGTTTGAGGGGCATCGGAGTTGCTGGGCGAGCGAATTACGGTGTTTCTacgatttaccaa GCTATTCAAGCAGTCCTCTACTTAAGGCGTGACACAATTTCGCTTGATCAAAAGAACAGAGCTTTGAACAAGGAGCATTCTAGACTTAGAAAGGAAGTGAAGAACTTGAAACTGGAAGGAGAGACTACCAAATCATCATATGACAAGCTAAAACAGGATTATTTCTCGTTGAATACTGAGTTGGAGCGTGTGCGTGCCAAACTCAAGGAGGAGGAGGCTAAGTATGTTGCATTGTACCAGGAGGTTGATGATATTTCACTCAAGACTGCCATCAAGACAAGGGGGGAGTTGATGATACAGTATAAGAAAGGGCTCCATCGTGGATGGGACGTCGATGGTGCTATTGCACTTCATGAAGAATATTTGGCTCTTGAGCAAGAGAATGAAATGGATGTTGACGCTCATATCTCTGTGTTTGATGAAGGCGCTGATGCTCATACCTCTGCCCCTAGTATGGGTGTCGACGCTCATACTTCTGTTTCTGGCGGGAGTGGCATTGACGATGTGATGTTCTCCATTGCTGAAGATGGTACCATTGCTCCATAG
- the LOC133034404 gene encoding uncharacterized protein LOC133034404 has protein sequence MQGYEKWIYHGEPEDAVDDVAVADVESEDETIPILEDFFPSTTEERQGEDEQPTTNPQFDDLFEEIEAELYPGCDWISSLNFLAKLLHLKVRGKIPNNIFEELLKLLKFAFPKENNIPSTYYEAKKRLKKLGLGYDSIHVCLYNCCLFYKENASKEACPVCGTSRWVTSENGKGKKVPCKVMRYFPLTPRLKRLYSSRITAKSMIWHHTGKSKDDGVLRHPVDGLAWKDFDAKHPEFARDPRNVRLGLAADGFNPFGNMSLAYSMWPVVLANYNLPPWLCMKDNYFLLYTLIPGAKSLGKDMDIFLRPLVDELKELWNNGVPTRDSSTNSMFTMHAALLWTVNDFPTRSSLSGWSGQGYKACPTCNEDTTSIRVIGKTVGIERRPPPRRFTCEEILSQVNTLEPQIPEHHENFGGVKRRRVAETCNWRKKSIFNELEYWSTNILKHNIDVMHVEKNVCDSLLGTILDNDKSKDTTNARHDLKKMGIRESLWIYEDGNGRLMKPHAPHVLTREKRQLFCQFVKGIKFPDGFCSNLKSKVSPDESNIIGLKSHDCHVIMQRVLAVGVRKFLPRDTATTITRPSFFDIMIHLVLHLPEEAILGGPVFMRWMYPFERYMKKLKNYVGNKARPEGSIAEGYVADEAVTFCSMYFKGCETRFNRLDRNEDAPSVCRYLSVFNSQSRPLTSGIIKPLDHIGREKAEWYILQNSPEIQAYLE, from the exons ATGCAAGGATATGAGAAGTGGATTTATCACGGGGAGCCTGAGGATGCCGTCGATGATGTAGCAGTTGCCGATGTTGAATCAGAGGATGAAACGATTCCTATTCTAGAAGACTTCTTTCCCTCGACAACTGAGGAACGACAAGGAGAAGATGAACAACCAACCACAAACCCACAATTTGATGACTTATTTGAGGAAATTGAAGCTGAATTGTATCCCGGTTGTGATTGGATTTCGTCTCTTAACTTTTTAGCAAAGCTATTGCATTTAAAAGTTAGGGGAAAAATTCCTAATAACATCTTTGAAGAATTATTGAAGCTTTTAAAGTTTGCGTTTCCGaaggaaaataatattccaTCAACTTACTACGAGGCAAAAAAGAGATTGAAGAAATTAGGCTTGGGTTATGATTCTATCCATGTCTGTTTGTATAATTGTTGCTTATTTTATAAGGAGAATGCATCCAAGGAGGCTTGTCCAGTTTGCGGAACTAGTCGTTGGGTTACTTCCGAGAACGGCAAAGGAAAAAAAGTTCCTTGCAAAGTCATGCGATACTTTCCGTTGACACCTCGGCTTAAAAGATTATATAGTTCGAGGATTACAGCGAAAAGCATGATATGGCATCATACtggaaaatcaaaagatgatggGGTGTTGCGACACCCGGTCGATGGTCTCGCTTGGAAAGACTTTGATGCAAAACATCCCGAGTTTGCAAGAGACCCAAGAAATGTTCGACTGGGGTTAGCTGCTGATGgatttaatccatttggcaacatgagtcTTGCATACAGCATGTGGCCAGTGGTGTTGGCTAATTATAATCTACCACCTTGGTTATGTAtgaaagataattattttttgctatATACCCTTATTCCTGGTGCAAAATCTCTGGGTAAAGACatggatatatttttaagaccgttggtggatgaattaaaGGAGTTGTGGAATAATGGGGTACCAACGAGAGATAGTTCGACCAACTCGATGTTCACCATGCATGCTGCGCTTTTGTGGACAGTGAATGATTTTCCTACTCGTAGTAGCTTGTCTGGGTGGAGTGGTCAAGGTTATAAAGCTTGCCCTACTTGTAATGAAGACACGACGTCCATTCGAGTGATCGGGAAgactgttggaa TTGAAAGAAGACCTCCTCCAAGACGATTTACTTGTGAAGAGATATTATCACAAGTTAATACTCTCGAACCCCAAATTCCCGAACATCATGAAAATTTTGGGGGTGTGAAACGTAGAAGAGTTGCAGAAACTTGTAATTGgaggaaaaaaagtattttcaaCGAGTTGGAGTATTGGAGCACGAATATTTTAAAACACAACATTGATGTCATGCATGTTGAGAAGAATGTGTGTGATAGTCTCCTAGGAACCATCTTGGATAATGATAAATCAAAGGACACAACCAATGCGCGACATGATTTGAAGAAGATGGGTATTAGGGAATCGTTGTGGATTTATGAAGATGGGAATGGGAGGCTAATGAAACCGCATGCTCCTCATGTTTTGACTCGTGAGAAAAGACAACTTTTTTGTCAGTTTGTTAAAGGAATAAAGTTTCCCGATGGCTTCTGTTCAAATTTAAAAAGCAAAGTTTCTCCAGATGAGTCTAACATTATTGGGTTAAAATCCCACGATTGTCATGTCATTATGCAGCGAGTACTAGCGGTTGGTGTCCGTAAATTTCTACCTCGTGACACTGCAACAACTATTACTCGACCGT ctttttttgacataatgatACACTTGGTATTGCATTTGCCTGAAGAAGCGATATTGGGTGGCCCGGTCTTTATGAGATGGATGTATCCTTTTGAAAGgtacatgaaaaaattgaagaattatGTGGGAAATAAGGCACGGCCTGAAGGGTCAATTGCAGAAGGTTATGTTGCTGATGAGGCAGTAACCTTTTGTTCAATGTACTTTAAAGGGTGTGAAACAAGATTTAATCGGCTTGATCGAAATGAAGATGCGCCTTCTGTGTGTCGCTATCTCTCAGTTTTTaattctcaatctcgtcctttAACTAGCggaattatcaagcctcttGATCATATCGGTCGTGAAAAAGCTGAGTGGTACATTCTTCAAAATTCTCCTGAAATCCAAGCTTACTTAGAGTAA